The Lutibacter profundi region CTCGAAATAGATATGCAAAATTGTTTAAGCTTAAAAAAAACGATTATGTAAAATGGGCAAAAGGATTAAGCACAGCAGGTTACGCAACAGATAGAAGGTACCCTGCTAAACTAATCGCAATTATTGAAAAGTATAATTTGCATAAATATGATACAGAAGTTTTAGGAAAGCCCTTCAAAAAATTAAAAGTAAAAAAGGCATCTAATCATGTTGTGTCTAAAGGAGATACGTTGTATTCAATTTCAAAAAAGTATGGCTTAACAGTTGATGAACTTAAAAAACTTAACGGACTTACTTCCAATAACATTACAGTAGGTTATACATTAATTTTGAAATAGAACATTTTTCAATTTTTTGACTTCGCTATATTCGTGTTTTTTTATTAAAAAATAAATAATTAAGAATTCTTTTTATTTAAAAACATTATATTTGATAAAATAGTCCTTAATCTCTTAAAATCAGTATTTTATGAGTAGTATTAAAAGAACAGGAATAAACATTATTATATGTGTTTTTATTGTTTTTTGTGTTCATGGTCAATACACATTGTATTCGCAAAATAAATTATATCAAGCTAAAAAAAATACTCCACTTAAAGAAATTTCAGGGACAGTTTCAAGTTTAGGTATTTTATTAAAGGATGTAAATGTGGTTGTTAAAAACACCAATCGAGGTGCTAAAACTAACAATAAAGGATTTTATGTTATTAAAGCAAAAGAGGGAGAGATATTAAAATTCACTTTTGTAGGTATGATACCTTTAGAGATAATTATTGAAGATATAACAGAAGTTTTAAATATTGAAATGAATGCTATTGTAAATAATTTAAAGGAAGTTACTGTTAATAATAAAAGAAAGAGAAAAGATAAATCAGGGTTAATGGGGAGACCTGATGTACTTACAACAACTTTTGGTAATATTAACACAGAAAAAGTAGGGTACTCAATTAATTATATAAATGGTGCTAACTTAAATTTAGCTGCAATAGACCTTTGGACAGCAATAAGATATAAAATGCCAAAACTGAGTAGAGGTATCTCCTTTTCTTTGAATACTCATCCCATTTGGGATATTGATGGTGTTATTTATGAAACTATTAACGGTCGCCCTCTTCCACCAATGGATTTAGTAAACGTAAAGGATGTATATGTAATTAGATCGTTAGCGGGAACAGTTAAATATGGAGCTGCTGGATCAAACGGAGTTATTGTAGTGCGAACTAAAAGTAGTACGTTTGATGATAAGCCCATAGCTTCAAAAACAAAATTATATTCGAATAAGAAGTACTACAAAGAAGATGCTGTTACTTTCAAAAATTTTGGAATAACTCAACCAGATTATTTTGAGGCTTTTG contains the following coding sequences:
- a CDS encoding carboxypeptidase-like regulatory domain-containing protein, with translation MSSIKRTGINIIICVFIVFCVHGQYTLYSQNKLYQAKKNTPLKEISGTVSSLGILLKDVNVVVKNTNRGAKTNNKGFYVIKAKEGEILKFTFVGMIPLEIIIEDITEVLNIEMNAIVNNLKEVTVNNKRKRKDKSGLMGRPDVLTTTFGNINTEKVGYSINYINGANLNLAAIDLWTAIRYKMPKLSRGISFSLNTHPIWDIDGVIYETINGRPLPPMDLVNVKDVYVIRSLAGTVKYGAAGSNGVIVVRTKSSTFDDKPIASKTKLYSNKKYYKEDAVTFKNFGITQPDYFEAFDSILNLQQAYLEYQRLQPSYKNQFEFYFDMANYFQQIYKDEKGSLKILSKIDTQFERNPEVLKVLAYTYQKRGLDQKALKVYKKIIKLRPSYAQSFRDLANAYTNLNQYQNAWKMYMNYFYRGNNIENEGIGQIIYSEMEALFVQHKKQANIKELFLVRDSANITKDVRMVFEWNTSEAEFDIEFVNPQKQVYNFKHTLLENNSRIKHEKTQGYSSETFFIEKLNKGNWFINFTYYGNKKHVSTYLKLAVYYNWGKPNQTKDIHLFKLKDKNIKWQLLALNNDFLLR